The Sediminispirochaeta smaragdinae DSM 11293 genome has a segment encoding these proteins:
- the htpG gene encoding molecular chaperone HtpG, which translates to MSKHTFKTEVSQLLHLIIHSLYSHKEIFLRELVSNASDALDKLKYLTLTDDAYKEIAFDPKIDISFRESPSKTITISDDGIGMNKEDLTNQLGTIARSGTKAFIDQLSGDAKKDANLIGQFGVGFYSCFMVADRVEVLTRKAGEEQAWLWKSDGKSNFTIEEGQREEPGTTITLFLNDEGAEYASRWEIDQLVKKYSNHIPFPIFLSYDQKKYDDKGKETGEIEHKREQINSAAALWKRPKNELTDEDYHEFYKSIGHDSEEPLLYIHTKAEGTLEYTTLFFVPKHAPFDLYQADYRPGVKLYVKRVFITDDEKELMPTYLRFLRGVIDSEDLPLNVSREILQQNRVLNSIRTASVKKVLGEFKSLAENNPETYNEFITEYNRPLKEGLYSDFANRDLLLELVRFKSTSQEGFTSLAAYKERMKEDQKAIYYITGGDEETLRNSPLLEAYKGKGVEVLVMNDEIDEIVVPSIGKFNDVELKAVNRTGAADDLKSDDDKKTEESAKPLMEKLKKALGDRVKDVVASTRLSDSPSCIVADEDDPTAQLQQMLKAMGQKNMPEFKPILEVNPTHPIVKGLESSGDDALIDDVAQLLLDQALLIEGVELKKPAEFVRHLNRILEKAL; encoded by the coding sequence ATGTCAAAGCACACATTTAAGACTGAGGTGTCCCAGCTTCTTCACCTCATCATCCACTCTCTCTACTCACATAAGGAGATATTTTTGCGGGAGTTGGTATCCAATGCTTCCGATGCGCTGGATAAGCTGAAATACCTCACCCTTACGGATGACGCCTATAAGGAAATTGCCTTTGACCCAAAAATCGATATTTCCTTCCGGGAGAGCCCTTCCAAAACTATTACCATATCCGATGACGGAATTGGTATGAATAAAGAAGATCTCACCAACCAGCTTGGTACCATTGCTCGATCCGGAACCAAGGCCTTTATCGATCAGCTGTCAGGGGATGCGAAAAAGGATGCAAACCTAATCGGTCAATTCGGAGTCGGCTTTTACAGCTGCTTCATGGTCGCCGACAGGGTGGAAGTTCTGACGCGGAAGGCAGGAGAAGAACAGGCATGGCTGTGGAAAAGCGATGGGAAAAGCAATTTTACCATTGAAGAGGGACAGCGTGAGGAGCCCGGGACAACTATTACGCTTTTCCTGAACGACGAAGGTGCGGAATACGCCAGTCGTTGGGAGATTGATCAACTGGTGAAGAAGTATTCCAACCATATTCCTTTTCCGATTTTTCTTAGCTACGACCAGAAGAAATACGACGATAAAGGTAAAGAGACTGGAGAGATCGAACATAAACGGGAGCAGATCAATAGTGCCGCGGCACTCTGGAAGCGTCCCAAAAATGAGCTTACCGATGAAGATTATCACGAGTTCTACAAAAGTATCGGCCACGACAGCGAGGAGCCGCTTCTCTATATTCATACGAAAGCGGAAGGAACCCTTGAGTACACGACCCTGTTTTTTGTTCCCAAGCATGCCCCCTTTGATCTTTATCAGGCCGATTACCGTCCCGGTGTAAAACTCTATGTGAAGCGGGTCTTCATTACCGATGATGAAAAGGAGTTGATGCCTACCTATCTCCGCTTCCTCCGCGGTGTGATCGATTCCGAGGATCTGCCCTTGAATGTAAGCCGGGAAATTCTTCAGCAAAACAGGGTTCTGAACAGTATCAGGACCGCATCGGTTAAGAAAGTTTTGGGCGAATTTAAAAGCCTGGCCGAGAACAATCCTGAAACATACAACGAGTTTATTACCGAGTATAACAGGCCCTTGAAAGAGGGGCTCTATTCTGATTTCGCTAACCGGGATCTTCTGTTGGAACTTGTTCGCTTTAAGTCAACATCGCAAGAAGGCTTTACCAGTCTTGCCGCATACAAAGAGCGCATGAAAGAGGATCAGAAGGCGATCTATTATATTACCGGAGGTGATGAAGAAACCCTTCGCAACAGCCCGCTTCTTGAGGCCTATAAGGGGAAGGGTGTCGAGGTTCTCGTCATGAATGATGAGATTGATGAGATCGTGGTACCTTCCATCGGTAAGTTTAACGATGTGGAATTAAAGGCTGTTAATCGCACAGGTGCTGCAGACGACCTGAAAAGTGACGACGATAAGAAAACTGAAGAATCGGCAAAGCCCTTGATGGAGAAACTGAAAAAGGCCCTTGGTGATCGCGTTAAGGATGTTGTCGCCTCTACCCGTCTTTCCGACAGTCCCTCCTGTATCGTGGCCGACGAGGATGATCCCACGGCCCAGCTTCAGCAGATGCTCAAGGCGATGGGACAAAAAAACATGCCCGAGTTCAAACCCATTCTTGAGGTAAACCCGACCCATCCCATAGTAAAAGGGCTTGAATCCTCCGGTGATGACGCTCTGATCGATGATGTTGCCCAGCTCTTGCTTGATCAGGCGTTGTTGATCGAAGGGGTAGAATTAAAAAAACCTGCAGAATTTGTAAGGCATCTCAACCGCATTCTGGAGAAAGCTCTCTGA
- a CDS encoding NusG domain II-containing protein: MNTTRLKRWPRPLDAVIIIIAVLVIVLISIEVYGGRGSAARLLVQSEGRTFVYPLDQDRILEVKGPLGITTIEIRDGRARFVDSPCRDKICVAYGWLENPGEWTACLPNKVLAAIEDNSSKEASIDFLSY; this comes from the coding sequence ATGAATACCACCCGGCTGAAACGGTGGCCGCGTCCTTTGGACGCGGTCATTATCATTATAGCGGTACTTGTTATCGTTTTGATTTCCATTGAGGTGTACGGAGGCAGGGGGAGTGCTGCTCGTCTGCTTGTTCAGAGTGAGGGGCGTACCTTTGTCTATCCCCTCGACCAGGACCGCATCCTTGAGGTAAAAGGCCCCCTGGGCATAACTACCATAGAGATACGTGACGGGCGGGCCAGATTTGTCGATTCTCCGTGTCGAGATAAGATATGTGTTGCCTATGGGTGGCTTGAGAATCCCGGTGAATGGACCGCCTGCCTTCCCAATAAGGTCCTTGCTGCCATTGAGGACAATTCGTCGAAGGAAGCGTCAATTGACTTTCTTAGCTATTAA
- a CDS encoding cytochrome c biogenesis protein ResB, with protein MTFLAIKKFLRSMKLALILIIFLALYAAVSGITGKGSEAFRSPFFLFPLGLFALNLISCTAYRLYREISGRQVWHIGPDLVHIALILMIISGLISLFGRWEGQVALSPGEAARLDETYVVVLEEFRIEHYENGAPKEWVSVLAVSSQEGEIKHAEVRVNHPAHVGPYLVYQSSWQEREQGVVSVLLAVKDPSSPLVFVSIAFMVIGLGMTYVPKLRSLLEAS; from the coding sequence TTGACTTTCTTAGCTATTAAAAAATTTTTGCGCTCCATGAAACTCGCTCTCATCCTTATTATCTTCCTTGCCCTTTATGCTGCTGTTTCCGGCATTACAGGAAAAGGATCCGAGGCGTTTCGCTCTCCCTTCTTTTTGTTTCCCCTTGGATTGTTCGCTCTGAATTTAATTTCGTGTACGGCATACCGTTTGTACCGAGAGATTTCGGGGCGGCAGGTGTGGCATATCGGTCCGGATCTGGTCCATATTGCGCTTATTCTGATGATCATATCAGGGTTGATTTCGTTATTCGGTCGTTGGGAAGGGCAGGTTGCTCTTTCGCCCGGTGAGGCGGCTCGCCTCGATGAGACGTATGTGGTCGTTCTCGAGGAATTTCGAATTGAACATTATGAAAACGGGGCACCGAAAGAATGGGTTTCGGTGCTTGCCGTATCTTCCCAAGAAGGAGAGATAAAACATGCGGAGGTGCGGGTTAATCATCCGGCCCACGTTGGTCCCTATTTGGTATACCAGTCCTCTTGGCAGGAACGTGAACAAGGTGTTGTGAGTGTTCTCCTTGCGGTAAAAGATCCATCTTCTCCCCTTGTCTTTGTCTCCATTGCTTTTATGGTAATAGGGCTGGGTATGACCTATGTTCCGAAATTGCGATCGCTTCTGGAGGCATCATGA
- the ccsA gene encoding cytochrome c biogenesis protein CcsA yields the protein MNATLSFFLFLAATAVSACSLFTKRATSFCDLIARILAAIAVIWLFILLLWRSFSIGFPALTGMYEGLTFFSGAVGGLTLCMIRKGEQASRMIRLWGFLVAAILLALASSPLAPSSLSYPVPALRSGWLVLHVSFSFLGEAAFTVSFAAAITWFLARQPETKNRAEAVASAAVALGYPVYTLGALLFGAIWAQYAWGRFWGWDPKEIWALVTWLVYTLYLHVRLGKKRRGAFPMAVLVLGFALTLFTFLGVNFLASGLHSYR from the coding sequence ATGAACGCTACCCTCTCTTTCTTCTTGTTTCTTGCGGCAACGGCTGTATCTGCTTGCTCCCTTTTTACAAAACGCGCTACTTCTTTTTGCGATCTGATCGCTCGTATTCTTGCAGCCATAGCCGTGATTTGGCTTTTCATCCTCCTTCTTTGGCGTTCATTTTCCATCGGTTTTCCTGCGTTGACCGGTATGTATGAGGGTTTGACCTTTTTCTCTGGGGCTGTCGGCGGCTTGACTCTCTGTATGATTAGAAAGGGAGAGCAGGCATCTCGGATGATCAGGCTATGGGGCTTCTTGGTGGCTGCGATACTTCTTGCTCTTGCCTCCAGCCCTCTTGCCCCTTCATCTCTTTCCTATCCGGTCCCGGCTCTTCGGTCCGGTTGGCTCGTACTGCATGTTTCCTTCAGTTTTCTCGGTGAAGCCGCCTTTACCGTCTCCTTTGCTGCAGCAATCACCTGGTTTCTTGCGAGGCAACCGGAAACGAAGAATAGGGCTGAGGCTGTTGCCTCGGCTGCTGTTGCTCTCGGTTATCCCGTTTATACTTTGGGAGCACTTCTGTTCGGAGCCATCTGGGCTCAGTATGCCTGGGGGCGATTCTGGGGGTGGGATCCCAAAGAGATTTGGGCCTTGGTAACCTGGCTTGTCTACACCCTGTATCTTCATGTTCGGCTGGGAAAAAAGCGTCGGGGAGCTTTTCCCATGGCTGTTTTGGTTCTCGGTTTTGCACTTACGCTTTTTACTTTTCTTGGAGTTAATTTTCTCGCCAGCGGACTCCATTCCTACCGGTAG
- a CDS encoding response regulator, translating to MAQVEGIGTDKRRLILLCDDELILRKVARKMIIACGYDAEVFDTGRDLIDYVEKKQGKEASAVIIDLQMPDMDGVALFRYFRRTFPLLPVIISTGHVDEESISSAKAVGVFYLLYKPYSILELSRVLNLALASTEH from the coding sequence GTGGCACAAGTCGAGGGCATTGGCACCGACAAAAGGCGTTTGATTCTTCTCTGCGATGATGAGCTTATCTTACGGAAAGTTGCACGGAAAATGATCATTGCGTGTGGTTATGATGCGGAGGTATTCGACACAGGCAGAGATTTGATCGATTATGTCGAAAAAAAGCAGGGTAAAGAGGCCTCTGCGGTTATTATCGATCTTCAAATGCCGGATATGGATGGGGTTGCGCTTTTCCGCTATTTTCGGAGAACCTTCCCTTTGCTTCCTGTGATCATTTCCACAGGGCACGTAGATGAAGAGAGTATCAGTTCGGCAAAGGCGGTAGGAGTTTTTTATCTTTTATACAAGCCGTATTCGATTCTTGAATTGAGTCGGGTGTTAAATTTGGCGCTGGCATCCACGGAGCATTAG
- a CDS encoding PP2C family protein-serine/threonine phosphatase → MSGNSKSPWKILIVDDEEEVHIVTRMVLKGLEFRDKPLELISAHTAEEAFDICERQRDIAVALVDVVLERDDAGLTFVRAVRDKLHDKLMRVILRTGQPGQAPEARVVIDYDINDYKEKVDLTSQKLITSVIAAIRSYADLLTIADLNRELEQKVADRTRALNDANLKLRSYIAKLESDHAAGGRMQQRLLPDQDRRFGDYTFSSRLFSSMSLSGDFLDYYEIDDQHIGFYIADVSGHGIGSAIVTVLLKNFMDTYLELYKEEGVDLVLRPLDLASRINSELLRENLGKYLTIFLGVLDTNSGRIDYCNCGQFPYPMRIAGGRQETLEESGTPVGLFSAPDFIEAGTVLPEGGSLLIISDGILEFMKEGSIEEKQQKLLTLFGEHEPDIGDALQKLGLAMPAALPDDITLLLVRREVPLGAR, encoded by the coding sequence ATGAGCGGAAATTCGAAGAGCCCTTGGAAAATTCTCATTGTTGATGATGAGGAAGAGGTTCATATCGTCACCAGGATGGTTTTGAAAGGGCTTGAATTTAGGGATAAGCCCCTGGAACTGATAAGTGCGCATACTGCAGAAGAAGCATTCGATATTTGCGAGCGGCAGCGGGATATTGCCGTCGCTCTTGTTGATGTCGTCCTGGAGAGGGATGATGCCGGTCTGACATTTGTCAGGGCCGTAAGAGATAAGCTCCATGATAAGCTCATGCGTGTCATCCTTCGTACCGGTCAGCCCGGTCAGGCCCCCGAAGCCCGAGTTGTTATTGATTATGATATTAATGACTACAAAGAAAAGGTTGATCTTACCTCGCAAAAGCTGATCACCTCGGTGATCGCGGCGATTCGAAGTTATGCCGATTTGCTGACCATTGCGGATTTGAACAGGGAGCTGGAACAGAAGGTTGCAGATCGTACCCGTGCACTGAATGATGCAAACTTGAAGCTTCGTTCCTATATCGCAAAGCTCGAAAGCGACCACGCGGCAGGTGGCAGAATGCAGCAACGACTTTTACCGGACCAGGACCGTCGTTTCGGTGACTATACCTTTTCAAGTCGGCTTTTTTCCTCGATGTCTCTCAGCGGCGATTTCCTTGATTACTATGAAATAGATGATCAACATATCGGATTTTACATTGCCGATGTTTCAGGACATGGCATCGGGTCGGCTATTGTTACGGTTTTGCTGAAGAATTTTATGGACACGTATCTTGAACTTTATAAAGAAGAGGGTGTTGATCTCGTTCTTCGTCCGCTCGATCTTGCTTCCAGGATAAATTCGGAGCTTTTACGCGAAAACCTTGGTAAGTATTTAACGATTTTCCTCGGAGTGCTTGATACGAATTCCGGACGGATCGACTACTGTAATTGCGGACAGTTTCCCTATCCGATGAGGATTGCAGGGGGCAGGCAGGAGACCTTGGAAGAAAGTGGAACACCTGTGGGGCTTTTTTCCGCTCCTGATTTTATCGAAGCAGGTACCGTACTGCCGGAGGGCGGATCGCTCTTGATTATCTCGGATGGGATTCTCGAGTTTATGAAAGAGGGGAGCATCGAAGAAAAGCAGCAGAAATTGCTTACGCTTTTCGGAGAACACGAGCCTGATATTGGCGATGCGCTGCAAAAACTTGGGCTTGCAATGCCTGCTGCGCTGCCGGACGATATTACTCTATTGCTTGTTCGTAGGGAGGTGCCTCTTGGAGCGCGGTAG
- a CDS encoding STAS domain-containing protein, with the protein MAEREGITFIRMVGNLKYTGSSGFDMFLDDFLSQEYRDVVVDLSDAVFIDSTNLGLLARIAERSRRMGKPPVTLISPHNDINRILRSVRFDRIFHIVSSLDTPESLEELEVGGSHTASQQNDNLNMILRAHKALINLDDANRHEFQDVVDLLEQHQQKQNG; encoded by the coding sequence GTGGCTGAACGCGAGGGCATCACCTTTATTCGAATGGTAGGGAATTTGAAGTATACCGGAAGTTCCGGTTTTGATATGTTTTTAGATGATTTTCTTTCCCAGGAATACCGTGATGTTGTTGTCGATCTTTCCGATGCGGTCTTTATCGACTCAACGAATCTTGGCCTCCTTGCTCGAATTGCAGAGCGTTCCCGACGCATGGGCAAACCCCCCGTTACCCTCATAAGCCCCCATAACGATATCAACAGAATACTTCGTAGTGTCAGGTTTGATCGCATTTTTCATATCGTTTCATCCCTCGATACCCCGGAAAGCCTTGAGGAACTTGAAGTGGGAGGCTCTCATACCGCCTCCCAGCAGAATGATAATCTCAACATGATCCTTCGAGCCCACAAAGCCCTAATTAATCTTGATGATGCGAACCGGCATGAGTTCCAAGATGTGGTAGATCTGCTGGAACAGCATCAACAGAAGCAGAACGGCTGA
- a CDS encoding PadR family transcriptional regulator, whose product MARTNKTQYAILGMLNYQPMSGYDIKKISDHSIGHFWNENYGNIYPVLKRMMREGLVTMDIQQGGSAPPRKVYTITAKGRQFFLDWLAGSPERQILREELLLQLFFGQWISPNIIEDKLHNESAFCSAMIKNLQQIKAHLEEDHGKNLPEQSVGTFAAGRPYWKMTVEFGLRYYQGIREWCDASLHELSQIDKGEKR is encoded by the coding sequence ATGGCACGTACAAATAAAACGCAATATGCCATTCTCGGCATGCTGAATTATCAACCAATGAGCGGATACGACATAAAAAAGATAAGTGATCACAGCATTGGACATTTCTGGAATGAAAACTACGGCAACATTTATCCAGTCCTTAAACGAATGATGAGAGAGGGCCTTGTTACTATGGATATCCAGCAAGGCGGCTCCGCTCCGCCTCGAAAGGTGTACACCATAACGGCGAAGGGGCGACAGTTTTTTCTGGATTGGCTTGCCGGAAGTCCGGAAAGGCAAATCCTGCGGGAAGAATTGCTGTTGCAACTTTTTTTCGGACAATGGATATCTCCTAACATTATTGAAGACAAGCTTCACAATGAATCCGCATTTTGCTCTGCCATGATCAAAAATCTTCAGCAGATTAAGGCTCATCTGGAGGAAGATCATGGAAAAAACCTTCCTGAGCAGTCGGTAGGTACGTTTGCGGCAGGACGACCGTATTGGAAAATGACAGTCGAATTTGGACTTCGGTATTACCAAGGCATCCGGGAGTGGTGTGATGCTTCCCTGCATGAACTTTCTCAAATTGATAAGGGGGAAAAGAGATGA
- a CDS encoding NAD(P)H-dependent oxidoreductase, with translation MKMIVLGGSPKGEISVTMQYVHYLEIQYPEIIFQKRFPAHDIRRLEENEEAFEQLIEDIRRADAILWAFPLYILCVCSQYLRFVELVEERGVVEAFAGKPAASLSTSIHFFDHIAHDYIKAVCEDWKMNFIAMHSPAMDDLTKAEGRQALEHFFSFFLHLAGQKHPACQQFPSIPPQKPRYHSVSTPVSIHSVEACNITVIADSTEGSLGNMIERFASCFSGGVEIVDLNRIKMLSGCMGCLHCGPKNMCRYDKADEVRRIYEEKIHPADVLVIAGTIRGRWVSSLLKAFIDRGFFHTHQPFLTGKQVALFLDGSLTSNPVLHSGLSDYIACQGGSLIDTICDETEDCSFIDGCIDTLAEKIDTAQEYSYRKSQTFPAIAGMNLFRDEVYMHLRMVFHGDHRFYHRNKIYKTLPHKRPLALLGYRLIGGITSLPPVQRKMVRNMKTFMLTPYKPVLASAAREARRGQKENGPEATDERCTKRKGP, from the coding sequence ATGAAGATGATTGTTTTGGGAGGAAGCCCCAAGGGTGAAATCAGTGTAACAATGCAGTATGTACATTATCTTGAGATACAATATCCCGAGATTATATTTCAGAAGCGATTTCCCGCACATGATATCCGGCGTCTTGAAGAAAATGAAGAGGCCTTTGAGCAGTTAATAGAGGATATCCGCCGGGCGGATGCAATTCTTTGGGCTTTTCCCCTCTATATTCTCTGCGTTTGTTCCCAGTATCTTCGTTTTGTCGAATTAGTGGAGGAACGAGGTGTTGTTGAGGCTTTTGCAGGAAAGCCTGCGGCGAGTCTCTCTACCTCAATCCACTTTTTCGACCACATTGCTCATGACTATATCAAGGCGGTCTGCGAAGATTGGAAAATGAACTTCATTGCCATGCACTCTCCCGCCATGGATGATTTGACAAAGGCCGAAGGTCGTCAGGCCCTTGAACACTTTTTTTCCTTTTTTCTTCATCTTGCAGGACAAAAACATCCTGCCTGCCAGCAGTTTCCTTCGATTCCTCCGCAGAAACCAAGGTATCACTCAGTTTCAACGCCAGTGAGCATCCACTCTGTAGAAGCTTGTAACATAACGGTAATTGCGGACTCTACGGAAGGCAGCCTTGGGAACATGATAGAACGTTTTGCCTCCTGCTTTTCCGGTGGAGTGGAGATTGTCGATTTGAATCGTATCAAGATGCTTAGTGGTTGTATGGGCTGCCTTCATTGCGGGCCCAAAAATATGTGCCGGTACGACAAGGCCGACGAAGTTCGGCGGATCTATGAGGAAAAGATCCATCCTGCAGATGTGTTAGTCATTGCCGGGACCATCCGGGGACGTTGGGTTTCCTCTCTTTTGAAAGCCTTTATTGATCGAGGTTTTTTTCATACCCACCAGCCGTTCCTGACGGGAAAGCAGGTTGCGCTTTTTCTGGATGGAAGCTTGACCTCCAACCCTGTTTTGCATTCAGGACTTTCCGACTACATAGCGTGCCAGGGGGGAAGCCTTATCGATACCATATGTGATGAGACGGAAGATTGCTCCTTTATCGACGGCTGTATTGACACCCTGGCCGAAAAGATAGACACGGCACAGGAATATTCCTACCGGAAATCGCAAACCTTTCCTGCAATCGCAGGCATGAACCTTTTTCGCGATGAAGTATATATGCATCTTCGGATGGTGTTCCACGGGGATCATCGATTTTATCATCGGAACAAGATCTATAAAACCTTGCCTCACAAACGTCCTCTTGCCTTATTGGGATATCGATTAATCGGGGGAATAACATCATTACCTCCCGTTCAACGGAAGATGGTCAGGAATATGAAGACATTCATGCTTACCCCCTATAAACCGGTCCTTGCCTCGGCGGCTCGGGAGGCAAGAAGGGGACAAAAGGAAAACGGTCCGGAAGCGACAGATGAGAGGTGTACAAAAAGGAAGGGCCCATGA
- the wrbA gene encoding NAD(P)H:quinone oxidoreductase — protein sequence MKIAVVFYSMYGHMHAMAEAALEGAVTVPGTEGGLYRFPETLDPKVLEMLGATEVQKKLSSIPEVTLDVIKDADGIIFGIPTRFGNMPGQARAFFDTTGQLWAQGALIGKVGSVMSSSSTQHGGQESTILTSIVTLMHHGMVIVGLPYSFQGQMTIDEISGSSPYGASTITGGKGERMPSENELSAARFQGEYVAEIAKKLST from the coding sequence ATGAAAATCGCCGTTGTATTTTATTCAATGTACGGTCACATGCATGCCATGGCAGAGGCAGCCCTGGAAGGAGCCGTAACCGTGCCGGGAACAGAGGGAGGCCTCTATCGATTTCCCGAAACGCTTGATCCCAAGGTTCTGGAGATGCTGGGAGCTACTGAAGTACAGAAAAAATTGTCGTCGATACCGGAAGTGACCCTTGATGTCATCAAAGATGCGGACGGTATCATTTTCGGCATTCCCACCAGATTTGGAAACATGCCTGGCCAGGCTCGCGCTTTTTTTGATACGACCGGTCAGCTTTGGGCCCAGGGAGCTTTGATCGGTAAGGTTGGTAGTGTGATGTCCAGCTCGTCTACCCAGCACGGTGGTCAGGAAAGCACAATCCTCACCTCCATCGTAACACTTATGCACCACGGAATGGTTATTGTTGGGCTCCCCTACTCATTCCAGGGACAAATGACCATAGACGAAATATCAGGAAGCTCTCCTTATGGAGCCTCGACGATTACCGGAGGAAAGGGGGAACGCATGCCCAGTGAGAATGAGCTGTCAGCGGCGCGGTTCCAAGGGGAATACGTGGCCGAGATTGCAAAAAAACTGAGCACATAA
- a CDS encoding MarR family winged helix-turn-helix transcriptional regulator, translated as MSTHYIGSEKERVALDTFIKLNRALQDLSDRTFAKAPLPASLSPVRFGILETLYHLGPLYQNELREKLLKSKGTVSISVEQLERAGLVSRSEGNEDRRFRKVAITEEGTGLISAYFPQYTAALTKEMESLTIEEQRLLGNLAKKLGKKEEQK; from the coding sequence ATGAGCACACATTACATTGGTAGCGAAAAGGAACGAGTCGCCCTGGATACCTTTATAAAACTAAACAGGGCCCTCCAGGACCTTTCCGATCGAACCTTTGCAAAAGCACCGTTACCGGCTTCGCTTTCTCCTGTACGATTCGGAATCCTTGAGACGCTCTATCACCTTGGTCCGTTGTATCAGAACGAGTTAAGAGAGAAGCTCCTTAAGTCGAAGGGAACCGTTTCAATCTCTGTCGAGCAGCTTGAGCGAGCCGGCTTGGTGTCACGGAGCGAGGGAAACGAAGATCGCAGGTTTCGTAAGGTGGCTATTACCGAAGAGGGAACAGGATTGATTAGTGCCTACTTTCCGCAGTATACGGCAGCACTAACCAAGGAGATGGAATCGCTGACCATCGAAGAACAGCGATTATTAGGAAATTTGGCGAAAAAGCTCGGAAAGAAGGAGGAGCAAAAATGA
- a CDS encoding NlpC/P60 family protein → MGDAKIAARGSTLLFLVLGTYTALIFSSCASLSPVGSSRTSPSAAGNMLTGPAAKTQQALIDSAYTLLGKKRLAVRGKNFRLDCTGVVQAVYWGAGIDLVAPLSRYTGNGVSRLYAYLNDQGLLEEASTPSPGDLIFWDDTYDRNGNGKVDDSLTHIGMVVNVWENGDLEYIHHNYRKGIVLEKMNHKTPSLYTRKENGKTIIVNSPMRMRGSPAYDKTLSGELVHAWGHAYLLAY, encoded by the coding sequence ATGGGTGACGCAAAAATCGCCGCACGTGGTTCCACATTACTTTTCCTCGTACTAGGAACCTATACCGCCCTCATCTTCTCCTCCTGTGCGTCCCTGTCCCCAGTCGGTTCTTCGAGAACCTCACCATCCGCAGCGGGAAACATGCTCACAGGCCCTGCCGCAAAAACCCAGCAAGCACTGATCGATTCCGCCTATACCCTACTCGGAAAAAAGCGGCTTGCCGTAAGAGGTAAAAACTTTCGCCTGGATTGCACTGGAGTCGTGCAGGCAGTCTACTGGGGAGCCGGTATCGATCTCGTAGCCCCTCTTTCCCGCTATACGGGAAACGGTGTGTCACGATTATATGCCTATCTCAACGATCAAGGACTACTTGAAGAAGCAAGCACTCCGAGTCCAGGAGATCTCATCTTCTGGGACGATACCTACGATCGGAACGGCAATGGCAAAGTTGATGATTCTCTTACCCATATTGGTATGGTTGTTAACGTTTGGGAAAACGGCGATCTTGAGTATATTCATCACAATTATCGAAAGGGCATAGTCCTCGAAAAGATGAATCATAAGACTCCATCCTTATACACAAGGAAAGAGAATGGTAAGACCATTATTGTCAACAGCCCAATGCGTATGCGGGGAAGTCCGGCATACGATAAGACCTTGTCGGGAGAGCTCGTGCATGCCTGGGGCCATGCCTACCTTCTTGCCTATTAG
- a CDS encoding RlmE family RNA methyltransferase yields the protein MAKKEGYPARSIYKLEEIEKRFGVINTELPILDVGAAPGSWSLFISRLIKAKGLQPTIVSVDLKEMTVSKKSGITVITGDAFAGDAYQSIRGMGPYGTIVSDAAPATTGNRIVDTGRSFSLASSVITLAEELLAPGGNLVVKIFQGGDEQELMEMVRSRFSQLKTLKPKACRKDSFETYLIGLRKKHNG from the coding sequence TTGGCAAAAAAAGAGGGATATCCCGCTCGGTCGATCTACAAGCTTGAAGAGATCGAGAAACGTTTTGGGGTGATCAACACAGAACTTCCCATCCTGGATGTCGGAGCAGCACCCGGTAGTTGGAGTCTCTTCATTTCCAGATTAATCAAAGCTAAGGGATTACAACCGACCATTGTTTCTGTTGATTTAAAAGAAATGACGGTCTCAAAAAAAAGCGGTATCACCGTCATCACCGGAGATGCCTTTGCGGGAGATGCATACCAAAGCATTCGAGGCATGGGCCCCTATGGTACCATTGTCTCCGATGCGGCTCCGGCTACGACCGGCAACCGTATCGTCGATACGGGAAGATCGTTTTCGCTTGCATCATCGGTTATCACCCTTGCAGAAGAACTTCTCGCCCCGGGTGGAAACCTGGTTGTTAAGATTTTCCAGGGAGGAGATGAGCAAGAGTTGATGGAGATGGTGCGCAGCCGCTTTTCTCAGCTGAAAACCCTCAAGCCTAAAGCGTGTCGTAAAGACTCTTTTGAGACCTATTTGATCGGACTAAGGAAAAAACACAATGGGTGA